The region ggaaaaaatttaaaaaaatatccgtCGTTACTTAATTAAAGGTCAAGTAAATGCACTGTTTTTGAATAACAAAGATAACGCAGCATAATTTTGTGTAACCGACTAAATCGGGTTTCAATTCACAATGGCAATTAAATAAGTGACTTAAGACCTTCGCTGAATTTGATagtgttgaaattaatttcgcaACGCAGTTCGTAGCCATAATTATtggacaaatataaattagattccttaaataatccttattattctataaaacgGTCACAATTAATAACCATTGAAATCTTTCAGGGGATTATTGGTGTAATTAACTGGTTAGTTGATAATTGTGGGAATCACTTTAAATTACACTTAGTTAACAGGAATTAACGGATACGGAGTTATCCgtatcacaaaattaaataaatgtgtagtaaataaatataacatgatTGGCACATACATAAAACATCAAGGAAATTGTTTCAAGACTGATTACGATTTGTTACATTTCAGACAAGCTTTAAGAAATTTCGAAAAGTGTGTCAAACCAGGAGGTCTTTTATTAATCGACCACAGAAATTACGATGACATAATCGATACTGGAAGAACTGCCTCCAAATGCATCTATTATAACGTGAGTATAACCATAACGTTTCTACAACTGGTTTTTGTgacaattgattattttttcagaGTAAACACACTTCAGACATTAAAACATCGGTATTGTATGTAAGTGGTAAACCAGCTCTGGTCACCTTGGACTATTTTATCGACACATCGTCCCAATTTGGAAAATCGGATGATGTCATCAATGAAGACTGCATTAGGTaacttatttctttttgttaaaattatccaGTAAACAATATTTCTCTTTTCTTTCAGCGAATTTCGTCTTTCGTATTATCCCCATAGGTTGGAGGTGTTCAAGGATAATTTAAGGAAAGCCTTTGGGGAGAATTccacttataaaatttatggagaTTTCAAGGAACTAGACGACATTGAAACTCCTAATTTTTATATCCACGTTGTGGAAAAGTccaatactattttttaataagttatttatttatttaattgttgtgtTCAGTaagattgattttaatatactcCTTTATTTTTCCTGGCGTTTTATTGCGAAAAGacactatttatattatttcatcaatttcatcaaacatattacttgcaattaagtaataattaattacattaatccTTAAAATTACCCCCATAGGTTGGAGGTTTCAAGAATAATTTAAGGAAAgcttttgtagagaattcagcttataaaatttatggagaTTTCAAGAAACTAGACGATTTTGAaactcttaatttttatatccacGTTGTGGAAaagtattgtattttttaaatagttgtttatttatttaattgttgtaaactaagattgattttaatttactccTATATTTTTCCTGacgttttattcttaaaaataacactATATTctgatttaattagttttatcaaacatattacttacaattaagtaataataaattaacgaattaactgttttctcattaaaattaatataattttatctaattggAATGTGTAATCTGAGTTGCCTACCTACAATAGTATAaactaacatttaattaaatacgaatattttcttaaagaaccatttaataaatatatttaatatttgcttaTCAGTGAAGAAATTtaacctttaattaatttctaaagtgtattaatcaatcatttttattcgtACAAGCATACTCGATTATTTTTAAgcatgacaaaatatatatatttgtaatttacatacataatttaaagatgatatttgtaaacattgattaatatttaatttatttataataactacttagttcatacatattttaagtttaagtgattaatatagttttttaaaacaattttcaataagaaaaaaactagttttttacatataaaattaatattatgtatacgattgtgtaatttttattattcagtgcTTAAATCTTagaaaaataagtatataattgtttatttaactgcataataaataaatcaatcattcatttagtttaattcctgtaaaaattgataatacttacctcatacttattttaaatttaaatgattatatatattataaaattatttttatgtaaattattgcgtaattttgattattgaaatttcattcaataatttagatataaaatgtctaatttactgaataaatcaatcattcatttaatttaattcatgtgAAACCCGATAACAAAaccattaaaacaaatatcttCTTAGAATACTTAtgtgataaaaaattcttataattaatttgcccAATGCAGTagcaatatgaataataaattttctacataCAATGCAGTAGTTTTTCATcgaaacttaataataattttatgtgcgTTAAGAACGATAATCAATAAATGGATGTACGAACGAACCGCACCACGCGTTTTTTTTTCAGCAAACAATCCCGCACACCGTCGACAAAAACTTCCTAGTGCTAATTAGCGGTTTGTTATTAACCCGTGCTAAGGGTACTGCCCTACGGTTATCTCACTATCTCATCAGCGCGCCTTTTGTGCGGGAGTACGGGCTGCAGGTTAAGTGGGAGACCGCCGTCTCTACCTGCTCCATCGCGAGACCGTCACGGAGCCAGTGTTGATACCGCGGTCCAGCTCGCAGCATCACAGCCACAGTTGTTACGCGACTCAAGTTGTCCGTGCGTGATGATCCAGTACGATGACGAGATCTCCGAGAGGCTGGGGTTCAGGGATTCGAACAACAACAGCGACTCGGACAAGAGCCAGAAGGGCGACAAGTACTCGCTGCGGCCCAGATCGTTGAGGCGGAGGAACGTGGACGAGGACTCGGAGGAGATCATCACCATCACGTCGAAAACGAGGATCGGCAAGGCGAAACAGAAGGCGGCGCCGTTGAGCAAGTACAGGAGGAAAACGGCGAACGCACGGGAACGGTCCAGGATGCGGGAGATCAATCAGGCGTTCGAGACGCTGAGGAAAGTGGTGCCGCAAATGTCTTCGACCCACCAGACGAACGAGAAATTGACCAAGATCACCACGCTGAGGCTGGCGATGAAGTACATATCGACGTTAAGTGCGGCGCTGACCAGTAGTCCTGAGCCAGCTCAGGACTTGTTCTCGGACTGTAGTGAATTGGACTGTTTCCTGTTGGAGTCGGATGGCGAGTCGTTGCCGCTTCAAAGTGACTTCAGTGATCACTCCCTGACGCCCGCCGATTTTTCGATAGACTTTCCGGAGGATTCGCTGACTCCGGTCGATTTTCCGCCGCTGTCGCCCACATTGTCGGATCATCTGTCGCATTTCGACACGTTCCTACCGGATTTCAGTTAACCCACACGTGATAACGAAATTCCGTCCAAACTACTGTAAAAGtctgtgttttttatttagtaatttattcgaaattatcctttttttgttttgtttagtgTATAAATTCgggttgaatatatttttatacttgtgcgttatttttataagatacTTTTTCATATACACGGCTGCATTGTGCTTAAAGCcagtcatattttatttatatctactATAAGTAGTTTTTTGTATATAGCTTCAAaacttttgtatatattacgTCGTTaggataaatatattatattttccataaacgagtagttttattaactaattatctGTGAGTTAAATCTAAGAAAATGACGTTCTTAAAGTAAGtatgaaacttttttattattcaacagCTGATATTAATCttctacatataattaaaaaagataaaataataagttttcaatttttggttaattaccACCGATTTTTTTATCAGTCTTGGGCCGGTTGTAATTCGgtctatttttttgttttaatataaattaagcatcactaaatattaaaaaatataaatatttcataaaaatatactaaattatttctgtttacaaaaattataataataataatataataattcttaaaaagcATTTCGTTAAAGTATGTATTAAATTgactttatttttacaaattaaaactaagcttttaaaattattttcaaactaataaatgtaataaaaatatttatattttcaattttttgttgctTATATTCAACAttacgtaaaaaaataattatgtggaATCAGAcaccaaaatataattaataaaattataaatcataaaaatctataataacatatacatcaaaaaatatattaaaatatttctgtttataaacattttaaaaattaaagtaataattattttcagaaatgatctaataattcttaaaaatgaagtaatttgttaaaatgagTATAAAATACatcttatttttacaaattaaaactaagcttttaaaattatttttaaactaattaatctaacaaaaaatataattaattaatacctttatatttacaatttttatagctTATAGTATTAGATAATTATaagatttacataaaaaattaattatgtggaATCAGACGccaaaccaaaaaatataattaataaaattctgccATAAAAATCTGtatagatatataaatatttcataaaaatatattaaaatatttctgtttacaaacactttaaaaattaagagtaatatttattttcacaaattgtctaattatctaataattcttaaaaattaaatactttgttaaaataagtataaaattgaccttatttttccaaattacaattaagcttttaaagttattttgaaactattaaatataacaaaaatatttataaatacatttatatttacaatattacataattataagatttacataaaaaaataattatgtggaATCAGACGCCAAACCAAAAAacatgattaataaaattctgcgataaaaatcagtttaatttaataaaatcattgagattaataaataaacaatttatcttGTCACATTTAaccaatataaaaaagttgttagaATCGATTTCTgtggttttataaatttcctgctgactgaaataaaattactcaGTTTTcagaaatgtaataattagcATCATGCATACATTAAAGTTTTACAACAAGCAATAATTTTAGTGGTTTTAAACTGCAATTGGTGACAACACCGTCGTAAAATTGTCTGTCCattcacaaatatataaatagtcgctttaattttaatatttgcaacacatctattaataataatgtgtaaTACATTATTTCTGAAAATCTAGAATTATATCTGTGAAAACCGGATACAATTTACTGTTTCGGatgatatttcaataaaatgcagttgacatttttttaa is a window of Aethina tumida isolate Nest 87 chromosome 7, icAetTumi1.1, whole genome shotgun sequence DNA encoding:
- the LOC109598598 gene encoding helix-loop-helix protein delilah-like yields the protein MIQYDDEISERLGFRDSNNNSDSDKSQKGDKYSLRPRSLRRRNVDEDSEEIITITSKTRIGKAKQKAAPLSKYRRKTANARERSRMREINQAFETLRKVVPQMSSTHQTNEKLTKITTLRLAMKYISTLSAALTSSPEPAQDLFSDCSELDCFLLESDGESLPLQSDFSDHSLTPADFSIDFPEDSLTPVDFPPLSPTLSDHLSHFDTFLPDFS